The Nicotiana tabacum cultivar K326 chromosome 14, ASM71507v2, whole genome shotgun sequence genome contains a region encoding:
- the LOC107812701 gene encoding LOW QUALITY PROTEIN: (E,E)-geranyllinalool synthase-like (The sequence of the model RefSeq protein was modified relative to this genomic sequence to represent the inferred CDS: inserted 1 base in 1 codon), with translation MDSLPVSSIESLVIEIKKEMFSNQEFNTFVTPISAYDTAWLAMISYNNQEEAINGHSFSGPMFKSCLNWILNNQNEQGFWGESNGENLPTIYALTATLACMIALKKWNVGETNIKKGLKFIHANTEILLKENSQQFPRWFIIVFPAMVQLSKSVGLEIIFVNGSERLLSDVAMKRKVILESEKLMDVTAGHDQPLLAYLESLPNYVLNQKDQILKHLSEDGSLFQSPSATAQAFMATGNQKSLEYLMSIVHKCPNGVPSMFPVDEELTKLCIVDHIQRXGLANHFNKEIEQILGQVYKNQMNNQNEYLSEISTLSERLYKDSLAFRLLRLQGYKINEGSFCWFVHQPQIRAYIEKNQERFTYVMYNVYRATDLMFKGESEMEEVRSFARYFLERSMKLVNNEGSLLLLPTLQKVIKHELNVPWVARLEHLDHRLWIELSQSLPLSIGKSADYWLSCLHNDKLLKLAVQNYEFRQSVYRTELEELKSWSKEKGLVDIGFGREKTTYSYFASAASSSSFLPFDSLLRLVVAKCSIVITVADDYYDEEASLSDLQILTDAVQRWDGSNLDGPSKIIFDALDDLVCDVAKLYHLRHAIDITPELRHQWQETFLAWMMESTWSNNVAMPSRNQYLEIGMISIGAHILVLHAASLENPSLPREKLRPINGQYENITKLLMATTRLLNDIQSYQKECEVGKMNYTLLHMNENPGAQLDGSIEFVKEILANKKKEFLENVLMDGFNDMPKKCKLLHLSCLNVFHMFFNSCNLFDTKAAILEDIMRAIYVPLQEQTSVPPLKTSPILTPQEKKKKKKKKIENIPTKVSACLNGKNFKHQVGIGISFVGSKAPKNNPFGWYTKGFASQKLSSCFI, from the exons ATGGATTCCTTACCAGTCTCCTCCATTGAATCTCTAGTCATTGAGATCAAGAAAGAGATGTTCTCAAACCAAGAATTTAACACTTTTGTCACCCCAATATCTGCCTATGACACTGCTTGGTTGGCCATGATTTCTTATAATAATCAAGAAGAAGCCATTAATGGTCATTCTTTTTCTGGCCCTATGTTTAAGAGTTGTTTAAATTGGATTCTCAACAACCAAAATGAGCAAGGATTTTGGGGAGAATCCAATGGTGAAAATCTTCCCACCATTTATGCTCTTACTGCTACTCTTGCTTGTATGATAGCACTCAAGAAATGGAATGTTGGTGAAACCAACATCAAAAAAG GTTTGAAATTTATTCATGCTAATACGGAAATACTTCTGAAAGAGAATTCTCAACAATTTCCACGTTGGTTCATCATTGTTTTCCCTGCAATGGTTCAACTTTCTAAATCAGTAGGCCTGGAGATTATTTTTGTGAATGGATCAGAAAGATTACTTTCGGACGTTGCAATGAAAAGGAAAGTAATTCTTGAAAG TGAAAAGCTAATGGACGTGACAGCAGGGCATGATCAACCTCTATTGGCATATTTAGAGAGCTTGCCAAATTATGTTTTGAATCAAAAAgaccaaatcctaaaacatttaaGTGAAGATGGTTCTTTGTTTCAATCTCCCTCTGCTACAGCACAAGCATTCATGGCCACAGGAAACCAAAAATCTCTTGAATATCTCATGTCCATTGTTCATAAGTGTCCAAATGGAG TACCTTCAATGTTTCCAGTGGATGAAGAGCTAACAAAGCTTTGCATAGTTGACCACATTCAAA ATGGATTGGCTAACCACTTTAACAAAGAGATTGAACAGATTCTTGGCCAAGTTTATAAGAATCAAATGAATAACCAGAATGAGTACTTATCAGAAATAAGTACTTTATCTGAGAGATTATACAAGGACTCATTGGCTTTTCGACTTCTCCGTTTGCAAGGCTATAAAATAAATGAAG GAAGTTTTTGTTGGTTTGTTCATCAACCGCAGATAAGGGCCTACATAGAAAAGAATCAAGAACGTTTTACGTATGTGATGTACAATGTGTACAGAGCTACAGATCTCATGTTTAAAGGAGAATCTGAAATGGAGGAAGTACGATCTTTTGCCAGATATTTTCTTGAACGTTCAATGAAGCTCGTGAACAATGAGGGCAGCTTATTACTTCTTCCTACACTTCAAAAAGTG ATTAAGCATGAGTTGAATGTTCCATGGGTTGCTCGACTAGAACATCTTGATCACAGATTATGGATTGAATTAAGTCAATCTCTCCCTCTTTCAATTGGAAAATCCGCAGATTATTG GTTGTCTTGTCTGCACAATGACAAATTGCTGAAATTAGCAGTGCAAAATTACGAATTTCGGCAGTCAGTTTACAGGACGGAATTGGAAGAACTAAAGAG TTGGTCGAAAGAGAAAGGCCTTGTGGACATTGGATTTGGGCGAGAGAAAACTACATATTCCTATTTTGCAAGTGCAGCTAGCAGCAGCAGTTTTCTACCTTTTGATTCTTTACTTCGATTGGTTGTTGCAAAATGTTCCATAGTTATTACAGTTGCTGATGATTATTATGATGAGGAAGCTTCTTTAAGTGACTTGCAAATCTTAACCGACGCTGTACAAAG GTGGGATGGAAGTAACCTTGATGGCCCTAGTAAGATCATATTTGATGCACTTGATGATCTTGTGTGTGATGTTGCTAAGTTATACCACCTTCGACACGCAATTGACATCACCCCAGAACTTCGACATCAG TGGCAGGAGACATTTCTTGCATGGATGATGGAAAGTACGTGGAGTAATAATGTAGCCATGCCATCTAGGAATCAATACCTAGAAATTGGCATGATATCAATCGGTGCACATATTTTGGTTCTTCACGCTGCTTCTCTTGAAAATCCAAGCTTGCCAAGGGAAAAACTTAGGCCAATTAATGGCCAATATGAAAATATTACAAAGTTGCTAATGGCCACCACTCGTTTGTTGAATGACATCCAGAGCTATCAA AAAGAATGTGAAGTAGGGAAAATGAACTACACATTACTTCACATGAATGAAAATCCAGGGGCACAACTTGATGGTTCAATTGAATTTGTGAAAGAGATTTTGGCCAACAAGAAGAAAGAATTTCTTGAAAATGTTCTAATGGATGGATTCAATGATATGCCAAAGAAATGCAAACTTCTTCATCTTTCTTGCCTAAATGTATTTCAcatgttcttcaattcttgcaaTTTATTTGATACCAAAGCAGCAATTCTTGAAGATATAATGAGAGCTATTTACGTTCCTCTTCAAGAACAAACCTCAGTTCCACCTTTAAAAACTTCTCCAATTTTAACacctcaagaaaagaagaagaagaagaagaagaagattgagAATATTCCAACTAAAGTTTCTGCTTGTCTCAATGGGAAAAACTTCAAACACCAAGTTGGCATTGGCATAAGTTTTGTTGGAAGTAAAGCTCCTAAGAATAATCCTTTTGGTTGGTATACAAAAGGATTTGCTTCACAAAAGTTAAGTTCATGTTTCATATGA